Below is a window of Aerococcus viridans DNA.
GATTTAATGCCAAAATTAAAAGAGTGGGTTCATGAACATGGTTATGTAACGCCAGAAGAATTGGCTGATGCTTCTGAAGAGGAAGTGGAAGAAAGCTGGATGCATACCTACGAAAAAGCCAAGGAAGTATCTTGGTTGGATGAAGATACCCTGCCAAATACCTACCTAAAATACTACCTATACCCTCAAGATGAAGTAGAAGTAGCTAATCCAGACTATACGCGTGCCAATGAAGTAATGGACCACCGTGAGAAACAAGTGTTTTCAGAATGTAACCAAGTAGTGAATTATGGTTCAGGTGCCAAAACGACATTAAAAGCAGATGATCACGCCTCATATATTGTCGATTTAGCGAGAGCCTTGGCGTATAATACGCGTGAAAGAATGTTGTTGATTGTGCCAAACAATGGATCAATCGTGAACTTTGATCCAACAGCCATGGTAGAAATCCCTTGTATCATTACATCAAACGGACCTGAACCATTGGTAACGGGCGAAATTCCGCGCTTCCAAAAAGGTTTAATGGAGCAACAAGTGGCCGTTGAGAAATTAGTAGTCGAAGCTTGGAGCGAAGGTTCTTATCAAAAATTATGGCAAGCTATTACCTTATCAAGAACGGTACCAAATGCACGGGTAGCCAAACAAATTCTGGATGATTTAATTGAGGCAAACAAATCATATTGGCCTGAATTATCTTAATCTATTAAATGTAAACGCTTTTGATATAATAAGAGTGGGCCAAGGTCCACTCTTATTATTTTGGAGGCATTTATGAGACCAATAGAAAATATTTATAATGAATTCTATAGTAAATTAACTGAAAATGAAATCTATATTTTTGACTATATCATGAAGCATAGTCAGACGGTTAGGAAGATGTCTATCACTGAATTAGCAACGATTTTGGCTGTTTCAAAATCGACGATTTCACGTTTTACCCAAAAAATTGGCTTTTCAGGTTATGCGGAATTCAAGTTTTACCTCAACAATGAAGCAGATAATCAACGGCATGATAGTGAAATTGATCCAATGGGGCAGTTAGCAGCCGATACCCAAGATACCTTTAAGATGTTCAGTAATATGCAGGTTGAACCCATTGTGGAAAGTATTTTTGATGCGGATAATGTCTTCTTATATGGGACTGGATGGGCGCAAAAGAACGCTTTAAACGATTTTAGAAGAAGTATTTTATTGAACAACAAATTTTCCATCGATATTTCCGCACCTTTGGAGCTAAAAATTGCGAGTGCATCTATTAAACCTGGAGATGTGCTGATTGTAGCGTCTTTTAGCGGCAATGTAGCATCGATTGAACGAGAATTGAAAGTCTTTAAGAGTAAGGGGGCCATCCTGATTGCGGTGAGTGAAATGCATACCAGTTTGTTAGCTAGCTTAGCCGATTATACTATCTATTTTAAAACAACGCGCTTTGATTATAAGGATGAAGCCTTTGCTTCTATGTTACCTATCCACCAAGCCACCAACTTATTAGCTATCGCCTATTTTGAATACGTGCGAAAAAAAGAACGATTACAGAAAGAAAATGAGGAGCGTGACCTATGACCAGAAAAAATTTAAGTCGGATGGTACATTTTGTGATTATATTACTGGTTATTGCACCCATCTTATATGTTGCCCTATTAACTTTCCAAGGCAATGCGCAAGGACTGGGTTTACTAGAAAATCTGACCACAAATGTGTCTACAGTAGTTTCACTAATGTCCGTATGTATCCTGCCTTTTGCGGGTTTTCTAATTAAATCTAAATGGGATCAAGTTGACCAAAATTATAATAGTCTAGGGCAATTTTATATTAGTTTATTACTTATCTTGATTGGTTTCTTATTGATTGGCAACACCGGAATGGCCATCTTGATTTTTATTTTAATTGCCTTTAGTGTTGTGATTTTAAAAGTGAGACTAGGAGATGCCTTCCAAGTCCTTTTCAAATCACCGAAGCATAATATTAGCCACTTTGCTGGTGAAATGGCCATGCTATTGATTGCAGCCTTTATTCGTTTTGCTATCTGGCGGATTAGTACGGGTAGCTAATGTCTGAGCGTTAATAGAGGATTTGAATTCACTTCACATTATGTTTTTGTGAATTAAATGGTTTGAGTTATAATCGAATTTGATAGACAAGTTACTGATATCAAAATGAATAAAAAGGAGCGTTAATTTAGTTGAAACTGTTAACATTAAATACTCATTCTTATGGTGAAAATGATCAAGATCAAAAATTAGCTTTTATTGCGCAATCGATTGCTGAGTGGGATATCGATGTAGTGGGCTTACAAGAAGTAAATCAGAAAATTTTTGGACATCGAGTAGACGTTAATAATATCGTGAACTTTGTCCCTATGGATGGGCAAGTGAATGTTAAAGAAGATAATTTTGCTATGCGTTTAGTAGAATTATTAGCGGAATTAGGCAAAACCTACTATTGGGCGTGGGCTATGACTCATATAGCGCATGACACAATGCAAGAGGGTGTAGCGATTTTATCAAAATACCCGATTGATAGCGTCACTAGCTATAACGTGTCAAAAAGTCATAATTGGTATGACTATAAAACTCGTCGTATTCTTACGGCTAAGATCACTAAATCAAATGGCGAAAGCTTTATGGCGGTTTCTGGTCACTTCTCATGGTGGCACGGGGAAAACAATGAAGAATTTCATTATGAATGGCAAGAAACTGAAAAATACCTAACTAGAACTAAGTTACCAATTTATTTTATGGGTGACTTTAATAATCCTGCCGGTACAGATGGTTATGACTACATGGTGTCAACGGCTATTCCTATTACAGACTCATATACGATTGCAGAAGAAACTATCGGTGGACCGACAGTATTGAAAGAAATCGGTGGCTGGACCGGGCTTAAAGAACAAATCAGGATTGATTATATCTTTGTGCCAAAAGGGGTAGCTGTAAAGAAATCCGAAGTTGTGTTTGATGGCGACCGTCAGCAAGCCGTATCAGACCACTCAGGTGTACTAGTAGAAACGATTGACTAGAAGCTAAATATAAAGATAAATATTGAAAATATGTATGTAAATATGACAATATTAGCATGATCAGTAGCTCGCTTTTTTGAGTTATCTACAGTTACAGTATACAAAGCTAATAAATGTTAGAAGCAACATGAAGAATGGAAGTACTTTTTAATTAAATAAAACATTTAAAAGGACCGTGAGAGTGGGAGATTCTCGCGGTTTTTTTTGCTATAGTGAAAAAAATGATGCAAACGGTTGCATGAAAACGTTTTACAGTGTATAATTCACTTTGAGATATGAAACCGTTAACAAATAGTTTGGATAAAGGAGCAAAAAAAATGAAGAGACTGTTTACATTTGAATTTTGGCAACAGTTTGGGAAGGCCTTGATGGTTGTTATTGCAGTAATGCCAGCTGCAGGTTTAATGATTTCAATTGGTAAGACCATTCCCTTGTTTGCTGAAAATATTAGTTTTTTAGTTACTACAGGTGGCGTTTTAGAATCAATTGGTTGGGCCATTATTGGTAATTTACATTTATTATTTGCCATTGCAATTGGTGGCTCTTGGGCTAAAGAACGTGCAGGAGGGGCTTTTGCGGCAGCTGTTGCTTTTGTCTTAATTAACCGGATTACAGGTGCCTTGTTTGGCGTTACAGCTGAAATGTTAGCTGATCCTGCTGCTGTGACAAGCACGGTATTTGGTCAAACGATTCCTGTAAATGGCTACTTTACTAGTGTTCTAGAAGCGCCAGCTTTAAACATGGGGGTATTTGTAGGGATTATTTCCGGTTTTATTGGGGCAAGTGCCTACAATAAATACTACAATTATCGTAAGCTACCGGAAGTATTATCTTTCTTTAATGGGAAGCGTTTTGTACCATTTGTTGTGATTGTATGGGCTTTAGCAACAGCTTTAGGATTAGCTGTAGTTTGGCCAGTAATTCAATCAGGTATTAATGCATTTGGTCAATGGATTGCTTCATCTCAAGATACTGCGCCTATTTTAGCACCGTTTATCTTCGGTACATTAGAACGGTTACTATTACCATTTGGTTTACATCATATGTTAACTATTCCAATTAACTACACCGAACTTGGTGGTACATATGAAATTTTAACAGGTGCGCAAGCGGGTGCACAGGTTGTTGGTCAAGATCCATTATGGTTAGCTTGGGCAACAGACTTGGCAAACTTCAACAATGCTGGCGATACGCAAAATTATCAATATGTATTAGAAAATTGGGTACCTGCACGATTCAAAGTGGGGCAAATGATTGGTTCTTCAGGTATCTTGATGGGTCTTACATACGCTATGTACCGCAATGTTGACCAAGATAAGAAAGATAAATATAAACCAATGTTCATTTCAGCTGCGGCTGCTGTTTTCCTAACTGGGGTAACTGAACCATTGGAATACATGTTTATATTCATCGCTATGCCTTTATATGTGGTGTATGCGGTGATTCAAGGAGCGGCATTTGCTATGGCGGATGTGTTAAACCTACGCGTGCATTCATTCGGGACTATTGAATTCTTGACCCGTATCCCATTATCAGCGCAAGCTGGTATTATGGGTGACGTGATTAACTTCATCTTGGTGACACTGGTATTTGGTGTATTAACATACTTTATTGCAAACTTCATGATTAAGAAATTTAAATACGCAACACCTGGTCGTTTAGGTAACTACGAAGAGGGATTGGGGGCTGAACAAGCTGATAAAGCAACTGATGGCCAAACTTCAGCGATTGCCTCAAATGCGAGCGAGCAACAAATTGCCGACGTTATCTACCTATTAGGTGGTAAAGAAAATATCGACTTTGTAGATGCATGTATGACGCGTTTACGTGTGACAGTTAAGGACACTGAAAAAGTAGCTAGCGATGAGTATTGGAAAGCAGCTGGTGCTATGGGGTTAATGGTTCGCGGTACCGGAGTCCAAGCCATTTACGGACCAAAATCTGACATCTTAAAATCTGACATCAACGACTTGTTGGACGCTGGTACTGCTATTCCGGCACCATCAGACAAGGTGACAGGGAAAACAAAGGTCAATAAACCGGCTAATAATACTGGAAAAGGTACGGCGTCTGGTCAAAAGACAGCTATTTTTGCACCAGTATCTGGGCAATTATTGGATATTTCTGTTGTAAATGACCCAGTATTCTCAGAAAAAATGATGGGAGATGGTTACGCTGTCGAGCCGAAAGAGGGCGCAACCTCAGCGAAAGTTTACGCACCTGTTGCAGGTAAAATTGTATCGATTTTCCCAAGTCATCATGCAATTGGTATTCAAACAAGTAATGGTCTAGAAGTATTAGTACATATGGGTATTGATACAAATAATTTTGACCCGGAAATTTTTGGTCTAACAATTAAGGTAGATCAAGAAGTAACTGCTGGACAAGTGATTGGTGAAATTAACTTACGAGCGGTTGAAGAAGCAGGTAAAGAAAAAACAGTTATCGTAGTGGTAACCAACTCAGATGCTATTGATCGAATTGACTTGTCTGAAGCTGATCAACAAATTGATGGGGGCCAGAAAGCAGGAGAGATTCTTTCTTAAGACAGAAATCAACATATAGTAGGAAGATAGTTAATGGTTAACAAGCCATTAGCTATTTTTCTAATCACAAATGTAAGCGTTTTCTAAAATGGGAAATAATTAAAATCAAAGTAGGGTAGAGAAAAGAGGGACACTATTGGATTTAGCAGCTTTATACCATCGTCCAGAAAGTGAATTTGCTTATTTATATACGGAAGATACTGTTCATATCCGCTTGCGTACAAAGAAAGATGATGTGGTAAAAGTAAATTTATTAGCTGGAGATACTTATTTACATTATTCAGAAGCTTGGTATCAGACAGGTCAAGCTATGACTAAGGTGGCTACTAGTGATATACATGACTTTTGGCAGTGTGAATGGCAATTAGCGCCTAATCGTTTGGCATATGCTTTTCGTGTTCAAGGTAATGATGGCGAGCAAGTATTTTATTGTGATCGAGGGGTTTATCCAATAGATGATCATGATATTTTGAAACAAGTAAATGCATATTTTCGTCTGCCATACTTCCATGAAATTGACCGAGTAAAAACACCAGTTTGGGTGAAGGATACGGTCTGGTATCAGATTTTTCCTGAACGGTTTGCGAATGGAGATCCTACCAATGATCCAGAAAACACTTTGCCCTGGGGCGCTAGAAAACATCCGCGTCACGATGATTTCTACGGTGGTGACTTACAAGGTATTATCGATCATCTGGACTACTTGGAGAATTTGGGGATTACGGGTATCTATTTAACGCCTATTTTTAAAGGTGACACGAATCATAAATATGATACTAATGACTATATGACAATTGACCCAGCATTTGGTCATCCTAAAATATTGAAGGAACTGGTTAGTCAAGCTCATGCTCGCGGTATGAGGGTTATGTTAGATGCTGTTTTTAATCATATTGGCTATACCTCTAATCAATGGCAGGATGTATTAACCAATCAAGCTGATTCGGTTTATAGCGACTGGTTTTATGTGCAAGAATTCCCTGTTAAAGCCTTTGAAGCAGTTGATTACAGTGGTGGTGAACAGTTTGACCGTCACCAATTAACTTATCAAACCTTTGCGTTCGAACCACATATGCCTAAATTAAATACAGCCAATCCACAAGTTAAGGCATACTTACTAGAGGTTGCTCGTCACTATATTCAAACCTTTGATATCGATGGCTGGCGATTAGATGTTGCCAATGAAGTAGACCATCAATTTTGGAAAGATTTCCATCGAACTTGCGTTAACTTGAAGGCAGATTTCTATATTGTAGGTGAAATTTGGCATTCAGCTCAACGATTCCTTGAAGGGGATGAATTCCATGCCATTATGAATTATCCGCTGACAGACCAAATCAAAGACTTTTTCTTTGGACCTGTAGTAAAGGATCATACAATTGAAAACATTATGACTAATCGACAATTTATAGACAGGATAACCAGTCAGCGAATGCTTTATCGGGCACAAACCAATCAGGTTCAATTTAACTTACTGGATTCCCACGATACAGACCGAATCCTGACAAGGGCTAACTATGACAGAGATAAGGTGCAATCGGCACTCGTTTTTATGTTCTTACAAACGGGGACACCTTGCATCTATTATGGTACAGAAATCGGCTTAGATGGCGGTAATGACCCTGATAATCGCAAATGTATGGTCTGGGAAAAGGACAAGCAAGACCAAGCGATGTGGCAATTTACCAAGGACCTGATTCAAATGCGACGGAACTATAGTGACCTCATCAACTTGGGGACCCTAGACTGGTCACAGGACTTGCCTAGTGAGCGAATTTTAGCCTTTACAAAGACTTACCGAGGACAAACTTTGCGCGCCTATTTTAACCAGGGTAATCAAGACCTGCAGATAGGTCTAGATAAAAATACAAAAATTGTCCTCACAAACCTTGCAGAAGTTGAAGGCGGTTACATTCAAGTGAGACCGGGAACCTACATGGTTAGTGTAAATTAAGCTAGTCGACATTAAAAGATACTTTGCAATATATTAAAAGTAAAAAAATATTTTTAAAACTTATACGAAAACGGTTGCGAAGAAAATAATCATATGCAATAATTCGTGTAAGCGATTACACTATGGGTATTTATATTTTAGGAGGAAAAGTAAATGAGTAAATTGCAGTGGAAGAAAACAGCCTTTGGTTTGGTAACAGCGTCAGCTGCTTTAGTGCTTGCAGCATGTGGGAATGGTGGCGAAGAATCTGCTAGTTCAGATGGCGGATCAGATAGCGCAAGCGGTAGTACCTTACAAGTATCAGTTGGTGCTGACTATGTAGATTACGTAAACGAAATTGCCCCAGCCTTTGAAGAAGAGACAGGGATTGACGTTGAAGTTGTTGAACGTGAAATGTTCGAAACCTTAGATTCACTTTCATTAGATGGTCCGGCAGGGATTGCGCCAGACGTGACAATCGCCCCTTACGACCGGATTGGAAACCTAGGTATTCAAGGACATTTATTACCAGTAACACTGCCAGATGATGGTCGTTATGACGAAACAGACGAGCGTCAAGTAACAGCTAATGACGAAATTTACGGTATGCCTTATGTAGTTGAAGCCTTAGTCCTTTACTACAACAAAGAATTAATCGATACTGCCCCAACAACATTTGAAGAATTGGAAGCCTTATCAGAAGATTCAGCATATGACTACTCTTCTGAATCAGGCAAAAACACTGGCTTCTTAGCAAACTGGGTAGACTTCTACTCTGCTTACGGTTTAATTGCTGGTTACGGTGGCTAC
It encodes the following:
- a CDS encoding extracellular solute-binding protein; the encoded protein is MSKLQWKKTAFGLVTASAALVLAACGNGGEESASSDGGSDSASGSTLQVSVGADYVDYVNEIAPAFEEETGIDVEVVEREMFETLDSLSLDGPAGIAPDVTIAPYDRIGNLGIQGHLLPVTLPDDGRYDETDERQVTANDEIYGMPYVVEALVLYYNKELIDTAPTTFEELEALSEDSAYDYSSESGKNTGFLANWVDFYSAYGLIAGYGGYIFGQDGTDTADIGLNTEGAVEGIEYAQTWYEKWPEGMLDTTSAGSFVDETFISGSTAAVIGGPWSAASYQEGGVDYGVAAIPTLPNGEAYQTFGGGKGWVISGYTENEEAAQQWLEYVTTEENMNSLHEFNSEVPANQQARQAIVDAGENELAIAVIEQYNDAVPMPNIPEMAEVWTGAETMMFDAVSGNKSAQQSADDAVQVIADNIAQKY
- a CDS encoding PTS transporter subunit IIBC, which codes for MKRLFTFEFWQQFGKALMVVIAVMPAAGLMISIGKTIPLFAENISFLVTTGGVLESIGWAIIGNLHLLFAIAIGGSWAKERAGGAFAAAVAFVLINRITGALFGVTAEMLADPAAVTSTVFGQTIPVNGYFTSVLEAPALNMGVFVGIISGFIGASAYNKYYNYRKLPEVLSFFNGKRFVPFVVIVWALATALGLAVVWPVIQSGINAFGQWIASSQDTAPILAPFIFGTLERLLLPFGLHHMLTIPINYTELGGTYEILTGAQAGAQVVGQDPLWLAWATDLANFNNAGDTQNYQYVLENWVPARFKVGQMIGSSGILMGLTYAMYRNVDQDKKDKYKPMFISAAAAVFLTGVTEPLEYMFIFIAMPLYVVYAVIQGAAFAMADVLNLRVHSFGTIEFLTRIPLSAQAGIMGDVINFILVTLVFGVLTYFIANFMIKKFKYATPGRLGNYEEGLGAEQADKATDGQTSAIASNASEQQIADVIYLLGGKENIDFVDACMTRLRVTVKDTEKVASDEYWKAAGAMGLMVRGTGVQAIYGPKSDILKSDINDLLDAGTAIPAPSDKVTGKTKVNKPANNTGKGTASGQKTAIFAPVSGQLLDISVVNDPVFSEKMMGDGYAVEPKEGATSAKVYAPVAGKIVSIFPSHHAIGIQTSNGLEVLVHMGIDTNNFDPEIFGLTIKVDQEVTAGQVIGEINLRAVEEAGKEKTVIVVVTNSDAIDRIDLSEADQQIDGGQKAGEILS
- a CDS encoding glycoside hydrolase family 13 protein, yielding MDLAALYHRPESEFAYLYTEDTVHIRLRTKKDDVVKVNLLAGDTYLHYSEAWYQTGQAMTKVATSDIHDFWQCEWQLAPNRLAYAFRVQGNDGEQVFYCDRGVYPIDDHDILKQVNAYFRLPYFHEIDRVKTPVWVKDTVWYQIFPERFANGDPTNDPENTLPWGARKHPRHDDFYGGDLQGIIDHLDYLENLGITGIYLTPIFKGDTNHKYDTNDYMTIDPAFGHPKILKELVSQAHARGMRVMLDAVFNHIGYTSNQWQDVLTNQADSVYSDWFYVQEFPVKAFEAVDYSGGEQFDRHQLTYQTFAFEPHMPKLNTANPQVKAYLLEVARHYIQTFDIDGWRLDVANEVDHQFWKDFHRTCVNLKADFYIVGEIWHSAQRFLEGDEFHAIMNYPLTDQIKDFFFGPVVKDHTIENIMTNRQFIDRITSQRMLYRAQTNQVQFNLLDSHDTDRILTRANYDRDKVQSALVFMFLQTGTPCIYYGTEIGLDGGNDPDNRKCMVWEKDKQDQAMWQFTKDLIQMRRNYSDLINLGTLDWSQDLPSERILAFTKTYRGQTLRAYFNQGNQDLQIGLDKNTKIVLTNLAEVEGGYIQVRPGTYMVSVN
- a CDS encoding endonuclease/exonuclease/phosphatase family protein, translated to MKLLTLNTHSYGENDQDQKLAFIAQSIAEWDIDVVGLQEVNQKIFGHRVDVNNIVNFVPMDGQVNVKEDNFAMRLVELLAELGKTYYWAWAMTHIAHDTMQEGVAILSKYPIDSVTSYNVSKSHNWYDYKTRRILTAKITKSNGESFMAVSGHFSWWHGENNEEFHYEWQETEKYLTRTKLPIYFMGDFNNPAGTDGYDYMVSTAIPITDSYTIAEETIGGPTVLKEIGGWTGLKEQIRIDYIFVPKGVAVKKSEVVFDGDRQQAVSDHSGVLVETID
- a CDS encoding MurR/RpiR family transcriptional regulator, whose amino-acid sequence is MRPIENIYNEFYSKLTENEIYIFDYIMKHSQTVRKMSITELATILAVSKSTISRFTQKIGFSGYAEFKFYLNNEADNQRHDSEIDPMGQLAADTQDTFKMFSNMQVEPIVESIFDADNVFLYGTGWAQKNALNDFRRSILLNNKFSIDISAPLELKIASASIKPGDVLIVASFSGNVASIERELKVFKSKGAILIAVSEMHTSLLASLADYTIYFKTTRFDYKDEAFASMLPIHQATNLLAIAYFEYVRKKERLQKENEERDL
- a CDS encoding 6-phospho-alpha-glucosidase; this translates as MTLKKQSILVAGGGSTFTPGIIMMLLDNLDTFPIRQIKFYDNDGDRQKQIADACEIILNERAPEIEFVATTDPATAFTDIDFVMAHIRVGKYAMREQDEKIPLKYGVIGQETCGPGGISYGMRSIGGVLELIDYMEEYSPDAWMLNYSNPAAIVAEATRKLRPNSRIINICDMPVGIEYRMADILGLKSRKDFVVRYYGLNHFGWWTDIRDHEGNDLMPKLKEWVHEHGYVTPEELADASEEEVEESWMHTYEKAKEVSWLDEDTLPNTYLKYYLYPQDEVEVANPDYTRANEVMDHREKQVFSECNQVVNYGSGAKTTLKADDHASYIVDLARALAYNTRERMLLIVPNNGSIVNFDPTAMVEIPCIITSNGPEPLVTGEIPRFQKGLMEQQVAVEKLVVEAWSEGSYQKLWQAITLSRTVPNARVAKQILDDLIEANKSYWPELS